One region of Epilithonimonas zeae genomic DNA includes:
- a CDS encoding OmpA family protein — protein MKNLKLGISALALTVASTVFAQTTTNKWVIGVGAHGVNHVAQRGNFSNTFSFNNFKDNLFGVSKYSITPPLSKLTVARSLSKGIVLDWQTTVGNVDNKRFAMDKEFFLMTGLGVQFKAAGLLWDEESWFDPYLRVGANYLRHDYTALTFPKTDTKGEYYPAYNEDGDLTGKANHFTVSTGAGINFWVTKNFGLGVQGDYVTTPVDKSNVANFWQASASLLFRFGNTDRDKDGIPDKDDACPDTPGLPEFQGCPDTDGDGVPDKDDQCPDVAGPKENNGCPWPDTDGDGVLDKDDACVDVPGPAENKGCPWPDTDGDGVLDKDDACPTVPGLKEYQGCPKPAEAYATEATGALTNILFDFNKATLRPESAGKINQAAEILKGAKDATFLVTGHTDAKGAEAYNLKLSRQRAASVVAALEAQGVSASQLKSVGVGERDAKVSEKASDAERQADRKVVVEAVNGAAWDALQKSDLPVVEKKVVKKAPAKKKATKKRK, from the coding sequence ATGAAAAATCTAAAATTAGGAATTTCAGCATTAGCACTTACTGTTGCTTCTACTGTTTTCGCACAAACTACTACCAATAAGTGGGTTATTGGTGTAGGTGCTCATGGAGTGAATCACGTTGCTCAAAGAGGTAATTTCAGCAATACGTTCTCATTCAACAATTTTAAAGACAATTTATTTGGAGTTTCCAAGTATTCAATTACACCACCACTTTCAAAATTGACAGTTGCAAGAAGCCTTAGTAAAGGTATTGTGTTAGACTGGCAAACTACTGTTGGTAATGTTGATAACAAAAGATTTGCTATGGATAAGGAATTTTTCCTAATGACAGGTCTTGGGGTTCAATTTAAAGCTGCAGGTTTGTTGTGGGATGAGGAGTCTTGGTTTGATCCGTACTTGAGAGTTGGTGCTAACTATTTGAGACATGATTATACTGCTTTAACTTTCCCTAAAACTGATACAAAAGGAGAATACTATCCTGCTTATAATGAAGATGGTGATTTGACTGGAAAAGCAAACCACTTCACTGTTAGTACAGGTGCAGGTATCAATTTCTGGGTAACTAAAAACTTCGGTTTAGGTGTTCAAGGAGATTATGTAACTACTCCTGTAGATAAGTCTAATGTTGCTAACTTCTGGCAAGCTTCTGCTTCATTGTTGTTCAGATTTGGTAACACAGATAGAGATAAAGATGGTATCCCTGATAAAGATGATGCTTGTCCAGACACTCCAGGTTTACCAGAATTCCAAGGATGTCCGGATACAGATGGTGACGGAGTTCCAGATAAAGACGATCAATGTCCAGATGTAGCAGGTCCAAAAGAAAACAACGGTTGTCCTTGGCCAGATACTGACGGAGACGGAGTATTAGACAAAGATGATGCTTGTGTTGACGTTCCTGGTCCAGCTGAAAACAAAGGTTGTCCTTGGCCAGATACTGACGGAGACGGAGTATTAGACAAAGATGATGCTTGTCCTACAGTTCCTGGATTAAAAGAATACCAAGGTTGTCCTAAACCTGCTGAAGCTTATGCTACTGAAGCAACAGGTGCTCTTACAAACATTTTATTTGATTTCAACAAAGCAACGTTAAGACCAGAATCTGCTGGTAAAATTAACCAAGCTGCTGAAATTCTTAAAGGTGCTAAAGATGCTACTTTCTTAGTAACGGGTCACACTGATGCTAAAGGAGCTGAGGCTTATAACTTGAAATTATCTAGACAAAGAGCTGCTTCTGTAGTTGCTGCTTTAGAAGCTCAAGGTGTATCTGCAAGCCAATTGAAATCAGTTGGAGTTGGAGAAAGAGATGCTAAAGTTTCTGAAAAAGCTTCTGATGCTGAAAGACAAGCTGATAGAAAAGTAGTTGTTGAAGCTGTAAATGGTGCAGCTTGGGATGCTCTTCAAAAATCAGATCTTCCAGTTGTAGAGAAAAAAGTAGTTAAAAAAGCTCCTGCTAAAAAGAAAGCTACTAAAAAAAGAAAATAA
- a CDS encoding ABC-F family ATP-binding cassette domain-containing protein — protein MLTVSNISLQFGKRVLFDEVNIKFTKGNCYGIIGANGAGKSTFLKILSGKQDPTSGHVSLENGKRMSVLEQDHFAYDNFTVLETILRGNKRLFEIKEEMDALYAKEDFSDEDGIKAGELGVIYDEMGGWNSEADAQTLLSNVGITEDMHYQLMSELENKDKVRVLLAQALFGNPDVLILDEPTNDLDIATIAWLEDFLADYENTVIVVSHDRHFLDTVCTHIGDLDYAKLNLYTGNYSFWYQASQLATRQRAQANKKAEDKKKELQDFIARFSSNVAKAKQATARKKMIDKLNIDDIKPSSRRYPAIIFDVEREVGDQILDVKGLEKTKDGELLFSNIDLNLKKGDKVAVLSRNSLAITEFFEILAGNIEADKGNIAWGVTTNQSHMPLDNTNFFQDDLNLVDWLRQFTKNDEERHEEFIRGFLGRMLFSGDEALKSCKVLSGGEKMRCMFSRMMLQKANVLLLDEPTNHLDLESITTLNNSLNNFKGNILLSSHDHELLGTVCNRIIELTPKGIIDRDMTYDEYLGDKKIKELQEQLYS, from the coding sequence ATGTTAACAGTATCTAATATATCTTTACAGTTCGGGAAAAGAGTACTCTTCGACGAAGTTAATATAAAATTTACAAAAGGAAATTGTTATGGTATTATCGGTGCCAATGGTGCCGGAAAATCAACTTTTCTTAAGATCTTAAGCGGAAAGCAAGATCCAACTTCAGGTCACGTTTCTCTTGAAAACGGAAAAAGAATGTCTGTCCTAGAGCAGGATCACTTTGCCTATGACAATTTCACAGTTCTTGAAACAATTCTTAGAGGTAACAAAAGACTTTTCGAAATCAAGGAAGAGATGGATGCGCTTTATGCTAAAGAAGATTTCTCTGACGAAGATGGAATCAAAGCTGGAGAATTAGGCGTAATCTATGACGAAATGGGTGGATGGAATTCTGAAGCCGATGCACAAACTTTGCTTTCAAACGTTGGAATCACGGAAGATATGCATTATCAGTTAATGAGCGAATTGGAGAACAAAGACAAAGTAAGAGTTCTACTTGCTCAGGCTTTATTCGGTAATCCCGATGTGTTGATTCTGGATGAGCCTACCAACGACTTGGATATTGCAACAATCGCGTGGTTAGAAGATTTCTTGGCAGATTATGAGAATACGGTAATTGTGGTTTCTCACGACCGTCACTTCTTGGATACGGTTTGTACGCACATCGGAGATTTGGATTATGCAAAATTAAACTTATACACCGGTAACTACTCTTTCTGGTACCAAGCTTCTCAGTTGGCAACAAGACAAAGAGCTCAGGCTAACAAAAAAGCAGAAGACAAGAAAAAAGAATTACAGGATTTCATCGCGAGATTTAGTTCAAACGTAGCAAAAGCTAAACAAGCAACCGCTCGTAAAAAGATGATCGACAAGTTGAATATTGATGACATCAAACCTTCATCAAGAAGATATCCGGCAATTATCTTTGATGTTGAAAGAGAAGTTGGAGATCAGATTCTAGATGTTAAAGGTCTTGAAAAAACCAAAGACGGCGAATTGTTATTCTCAAACATTGACCTTAATCTTAAAAAAGGTGACAAAGTAGCTGTTCTTTCCAGAAACTCATTAGCAATTACAGAGTTTTTCGAAATCTTAGCTGGAAATATCGAAGCTGACAAAGGAAATATTGCTTGGGGCGTTACAACAAACCAATCTCATATGCCTTTGGACAATACAAACTTCTTCCAAGATGATTTGAACTTGGTAGATTGGTTAAGACAATTCACGAAGAACGATGAGGAAAGACACGAAGAGTTTATCAGAGGTTTCTTGGGAAGAATGTTATTCTCCGGAGACGAAGCGCTTAAGTCTTGTAAAGTCCTTTCCGGAGGAGAGAAAATGCGTTGTATGTTCAGTAGAATGATGCTTCAGAAAGCGAATGTTCTTCTACTGGATGAGCCAACCAACCACTTAGATTTGGAAAGTATCACAACCTTGAACAACTCTTTGAACAACTTCAAAGGAAACATCTTGTTATCTTCTCATGACCACGAATTGTTGGGAACGGTTTGTAACAGAATCATCGAGTTGACTCCAAAAGGAATCATCGACAGAGATATGACTTACGACGAATATCTTGGAGATAAAAAAATCAAAGAATTGCAAGAGCAGTTATATTCTTAA
- the smpB gene encoding SsrA-binding protein SmpB — protein sequence MKVKLEKSVNIFNKRARFEYEILDEYEAGIVLTGTEIKSLRSSKASITESFCQFINDELYVINMMIDEYKLGTFYNHKTKRERKLLLHHYELQKLKKKLKDVGNTIIPLKLYINNHGKAKLLISLARGKKLFDKREAIKDRENKVNIQRLLKKS from the coding sequence ATGAAAGTTAAATTAGAAAAGTCGGTTAACATTTTTAACAAACGTGCCCGTTTTGAATATGAGATTCTGGACGAGTATGAGGCTGGTATTGTCTTGACCGGAACTGAAATAAAATCCTTGCGTTCTTCTAAGGCATCTATCACCGAAAGCTTCTGTCAGTTCATAAATGATGAACTGTATGTCATTAATATGATGATAGATGAGTACAAATTAGGAACTTTTTACAACCACAAAACAAAAAGGGAACGGAAATTGTTACTGCATCATTACGAATTGCAAAAACTTAAAAAAAAGTTAAAGGATGTTGGTAATACTATAATACCTTTGAAGTTGTATATCAATAATCATGGGAAAGCAAAATTGCTCATTTCGTTAGCCAGAGGTAAAAAACTCTTCGATAAGAGAGAGGCTATAAAGGATAGAGAAAATAAAGTAAACATCCAGCGTCTATTAAAGAAAAGTTAA
- a CDS encoding alpha-amylase family glycosyl hydrolase yields the protein MNSLKYLFLFLLIPFLGNSQTKDSRYQPKPYVQLKHPEWSKNATIYEVNIRQYTKEGTFKAFEKHLPRLKKMGIDILWLMPIHPIGEEHRKGKLGSYYSVKDFKGVNPDFGTLKDLKSLVDKIHSMGMYVIIDWVGNHSAWDNPLTKEHPDWYTKSREGHFQPTPWYDWDDVIDFDYNNPNFREYMTGALKYWVKEANIDGYRCDVAGFIPVDFWENAREELDQIKPVFMLAEWESRDLYRKSFDMTYSWSLWDKLKLATTGGKGANALYEYMAHDVGSFPYDSYRMLFTDNHDKNSWEGNQFSNFGKGLETAMALCGTANGMPLVYSGQEAGLDRSLEFFEKDEIVWKDHKFYGMYQKLFDLKHKNQALWNGKWGGEMIRITNNQMSDVLSFYREKNDDAVLSIFNFSDKSLTTSVDTKYYYGQYRELFTGKIFNINSEKTAFNLKPWDYLVLVKN from the coding sequence ATGAATTCTCTAAAATATCTTTTTCTATTTCTGCTGATTCCATTTCTTGGAAATTCACAGACCAAAGATTCTCGTTACCAGCCAAAACCTTACGTTCAGCTCAAACATCCTGAATGGAGCAAAAACGCAACGATTTACGAAGTCAATATTCGGCAATATACCAAAGAAGGAACTTTCAAAGCGTTTGAAAAACATTTACCAAGACTCAAAAAAATGGGTATTGATATTCTTTGGCTGATGCCAATCCATCCTATTGGAGAAGAACATAGAAAAGGAAAACTAGGAAGTTACTATTCCGTAAAAGACTTCAAAGGGGTGAATCCAGATTTTGGAACTTTGAAGGATTTGAAAAGCTTGGTAGATAAAATTCATTCGATGGGAATGTATGTGATTATCGATTGGGTAGGGAATCATTCCGCCTGGGACAATCCTCTGACAAAAGAACATCCGGATTGGTACACGAAATCGAGAGAAGGTCATTTCCAACCAACACCTTGGTACGACTGGGATGACGTGATTGACTTCGATTATAACAATCCAAACTTCCGAGAATATATGACTGGTGCGCTGAAATATTGGGTAAAAGAAGCCAATATCGACGGTTACCGATGCGATGTTGCCGGTTTCATTCCGGTTGATTTTTGGGAAAATGCCAGAGAAGAATTGGACCAAATCAAGCCTGTCTTTATGCTCGCCGAATGGGAATCTCGTGATTTGTACAGAAAATCATTTGATATGACTTATTCCTGGTCGCTTTGGGATAAACTGAAATTGGCGACAACAGGCGGAAAAGGTGCTAATGCTTTATACGAATATATGGCGCACGATGTGGGAAGTTTCCCTTACGATTCTTACCGAATGTTGTTCACAGATAATCACGATAAAAATTCTTGGGAAGGCAATCAGTTTTCTAATTTCGGGAAAGGATTAGAAACTGCTATGGCACTTTGCGGAACAGCCAACGGAATGCCTTTGGTCTACAGTGGACAGGAAGCTGGATTGGACAGAAGCCTCGAGTTTTTTGAGAAGGATGAAATTGTGTGGAAAGACCACAAATTCTACGGAATGTATCAGAAATTATTTGACTTGAAACATAAGAATCAAGCGCTCTGGAATGGAAAATGGGGTGGAGAAATGATTCGGATAACTAACAATCAGATGAGTGATGTTTTGTCTTTTTACAGAGAAAAAAATGATGATGCGGTTTTATCGATTTTCAATTTTTCTGATAAAAGTTTAACAACTTCTGTTGATACCAAATATTATTATGGACAGTATAGAGAATTGTTCACGGGGAAGATTTTCAATATCAATTCTGAAAAAACTGCTTTTAATCTAAAACCTTGGGATTATTTGGTTTTAGTAAAGAATTAA
- a CDS encoding rod shape-determining protein MreD translates to MVSRNIASDLLLIAILTAFQVFILNRIALFGQYIPVLYPVFVMFYPFFRNQFQFLGLSFLLGLCVDAFLGTWGINAFATTVIAYFRTIIFRTSTDTTTDFFSFQSIQWTQFIFFIITSIFIHQLLVQHIEFFKFDRFFEILFNVIVTSIISFVFILAYTLAFKIKQKV, encoded by the coding sequence ATGGTCAGTAGAAACATTGCCTCAGATTTGCTTTTGATAGCAATACTCACGGCTTTTCAGGTTTTTATTCTGAACAGAATTGCATTGTTTGGACAATACATTCCTGTGCTTTACCCTGTGTTTGTAATGTTTTATCCATTCTTCCGTAATCAATTTCAATTTTTGGGATTGAGTTTTTTATTGGGATTATGCGTGGATGCTTTTTTAGGAACTTGGGGAATCAATGCTTTTGCAACGACGGTTATTGCATATTTTAGAACAATTATATTCAGAACATCTACAGATACGACTACGGATTTTTTCTCTTTCCAAAGTATCCAGTGGACACAGTTCATATTTTTTATTATAACCAGTATTTTTATCCATCAGCTTTTGGTGCAGCACATCGAGTTTTTTAAGTTTGACAGATTTTTTGAAATTTTATTTAATGTAATAGTTACCAGTATAATCTCGTTTGTATTTATATTAGCTTATACATTAGCCTTTAAAATCAAACAAAAAGTCTGA
- a CDS encoding peptidoglycan D,D-transpeptidase FtsI family protein, with protein sequence MKSQYLRIILALSIIALIFIARLSYLQLFTDRYALNAANTSIKIEYVIPPRGVIFDRNGKILVGNQPAFEISYTAALLKPDFDTLGFCKLLNISKPDFIKTMKNIEKEKYYSKLTPMTFMKNLSREDMARIQELIFKYPAFSIVPRPQRQYEINTSGNLLGYTNQVNDNDIKKDSLYYLPGDIVGKSGIEKAYEKELRGEKGMKYIQKDIRQRSIGSYKNGELDKEVVTGKDLTLTIDYDLQRMAEEMLVNKHGAVVALDPNNGEILTMATGPDIDPNLFTGPNKSRNLYRLANDTIFENKPTFDRSVQAAYPPGSTFKLLTALAAMEMGVMDDKTIFPCGRGFFYRGKSIKGHGGADPLIPSIQVSSNCYFTYAYISIIKKYPGNPSKGVDEWKKIINSFGVGEFLNNDLAVGAKGRIPSGEFYEKRMKSIYKASGSKRTDYKNWDEMPTGAIYNGMGQGDVLLTPMQMANFVAAIANKGWYYTPHVVKSIDGKPNPDPRFKKKHMTLVQNPHFYNVVLQGMEAVMLRGTGRSLMSKDFTQLAKTGTAQVPQGKDNSIFVLIAPADKPKIVVAAVMEHAGFGATWAGPACTTIAEKYITGELKREHLYKKMITSSFMPEYKRQYIADMKRKGWYKEPPKDSIELKKIKDSLKAIQDKKLKKDSSKVKPLKSKV encoded by the coding sequence ATGAAATCACAATACCTCAGAATCATTCTAGCGCTTTCTATTATTGCATTAATTTTTATTGCAAGGCTTTCTTATTTGCAGCTATTCACAGATAGATATGCATTGAATGCAGCTAATACATCCATTAAAATCGAATACGTCATTCCACCGCGAGGTGTTATTTTTGATAGGAATGGGAAAATACTTGTTGGAAATCAGCCTGCATTTGAAATTTCGTACACAGCAGCACTTCTTAAACCTGATTTCGATACGCTTGGCTTTTGTAAATTATTGAATATTTCTAAACCGGATTTCATCAAAACGATGAAAAATATCGAGAAGGAAAAATATTACTCCAAGCTCACACCAATGACTTTTATGAAAAATCTAAGTCGTGAAGATATGGCGAGAATTCAGGAATTGATTTTTAAGTATCCAGCGTTTTCAATTGTTCCGCGTCCGCAAAGACAATATGAAATCAATACTTCAGGAAACCTATTGGGCTATACGAATCAGGTGAATGACAATGATATCAAGAAAGATTCATTGTATTATTTGCCTGGAGATATTGTAGGAAAAAGTGGAATCGAGAAGGCTTACGAAAAAGAACTTCGAGGCGAAAAAGGAATGAAATATATCCAAAAAGATATTCGCCAGAGAAGTATCGGTTCTTATAAAAACGGAGAGCTTGACAAAGAAGTTGTTACTGGAAAAGATTTGACATTAACCATTGACTACGATTTGCAAAGAATGGCGGAGGAAATGTTGGTTAATAAACACGGTGCAGTTGTAGCTCTTGACCCAAATAATGGAGAAATTTTGACAATGGCAACCGGTCCAGACATAGACCCCAATCTTTTTACCGGACCAAATAAATCCAGAAATCTTTACCGATTAGCCAACGATACAATTTTCGAAAACAAACCTACGTTTGACCGTTCTGTTCAGGCGGCTTATCCTCCTGGTTCGACTTTCAAACTACTGACCGCTTTGGCTGCAATGGAAATGGGCGTGATGGACGATAAAACTATTTTCCCTTGTGGAAGAGGATTTTTCTATCGTGGTAAAAGCATCAAAGGTCACGGTGGAGCAGATCCTTTGATTCCGTCGATTCAGGTTTCTAGTAACTGTTATTTCACTTATGCCTATATATCAATCATAAAAAAATACCCAGGAAACCCATCAAAAGGAGTTGATGAATGGAAAAAGATCATCAATAGCTTTGGCGTTGGAGAATTCCTTAATAATGATTTGGCTGTTGGAGCAAAAGGTAGAATTCCTTCCGGAGAGTTTTACGAAAAGAGAATGAAATCCATTTATAAAGCGAGTGGTTCTAAACGGACCGATTATAAAAATTGGGACGAGATGCCAACCGGAGCTATATATAATGGTATGGGACAAGGCGATGTGCTTTTAACACCAATGCAAATGGCCAATTTTGTTGCTGCTATTGCAAACAAGGGTTGGTACTATACCCCTCACGTTGTTAAGTCTATTGATGGAAAACCAAATCCAGATCCAAGATTCAAGAAAAAGCATATGACTTTGGTTCAGAATCCTCATTTCTACAATGTCGTTCTACAAGGAATGGAAGCGGTGATGCTGAGAGGAACGGGAAGAAGTCTGATGTCCAAAGATTTTACGCAATTGGCAAAAACAGGAACGGCACAGGTTCCACAAGGGAAAGATAATTCTATTTTTGTATTGATTGCCCCCGCTGATAAACCAAAAATTGTGGTTGCTGCTGTAATGGAACACGCAGGATTTGGCGCTACTTGGGCTGGTCCGGCTTGTACGACGATTGCTGAAAAATATATCACGGGAGAACTGAAAAGAGAACATCTTTACAAGAAAATGATTACTTCTAGTTTTATGCCGGAATATAAACGGCAGTATATTGCTGATATGAAGCGAAAGGGCTGGTACAAAGAACCTCCTAAAGACTCTATTGAGTTGAAAAAAATTAAAGATAGTCTGAAGGCAATTCAAGATAAAAAATTAAAGAAAGATAGTTCCAAAGTTAAACCTCTAAAATCCAAAGTATAA
- the rodA gene encoding rod shape-determining protein RodA: MKWAEGIDKLGMTLYILLCVFAIINIHSVKAELGEKQLIFFGISCFVGLIIFFMRTKFFENMSAIIYVGGVLLLIGLFPFGTEILGQKNWYKFGGFTMQPVEFAKIGTSLMLANYVSNQDFNINNQRSLITSLAIIAIPGVVVLMIPDVGSLLVFVAFVIALYREGLSGKLFLVGTLFAGVFLIANYLNDPLKIDLWYFTVIILILGAIWVVFNVAMLHKNIYSLLPAIGIIVLLAGLSIVSPIVFEKLPKHQQERVEVLYKGEREFRDTSGYNLLYSKTAIGSGGMLGKGYKQGSVTQGKFVPEQETDYIFCTVGEEWGFLGSTILILCYAIFIGRIYYLAENQKSTFNRVFGYCFASILLIHFVINLGMVMGLFPTVGIPLPFFSYGGSSLLAFSIMTFIFFKLNYADKNSLV, translated from the coding sequence ATGAAGTGGGCAGAAGGTATTGACAAATTGGGGATGACATTATATATCCTGCTGTGTGTGTTTGCGATTATCAACATTCATAGTGTGAAAGCGGAGTTGGGAGAAAAACAATTGATCTTCTTCGGAATCTCTTGCTTCGTTGGATTGATTATCTTCTTTATGAGAACTAAGTTCTTTGAGAATATGTCAGCCATCATTTATGTTGGTGGTGTTTTACTTTTAATAGGACTATTTCCTTTCGGAACAGAAATTCTTGGACAGAAAAACTGGTACAAATTCGGAGGCTTTACGATGCAACCTGTTGAATTTGCGAAAATCGGAACTTCTTTGATGTTAGCAAATTATGTTTCCAATCAGGATTTTAATATCAATAATCAACGTTCATTAATTACGTCTTTAGCCATCATTGCAATTCCTGGAGTTGTCGTTTTGATGATACCGGATGTTGGGTCATTATTGGTTTTTGTGGCTTTCGTAATAGCTTTATATAGAGAAGGGCTGTCTGGAAAGTTATTTTTAGTTGGGACACTATTTGCAGGTGTTTTCCTTATTGCCAATTATCTGAATGACCCATTGAAAATCGACCTTTGGTATTTCACTGTTATTATTCTTATTTTAGGTGCAATTTGGGTTGTATTCAATGTTGCAATGCTGCATAAAAATATTTATTCTCTACTTCCGGCAATTGGTATTATCGTTTTATTAGCTGGTTTATCAATCGTTTCACCAATTGTTTTTGAAAAATTGCCTAAACACCAGCAGGAAAGAGTTGAAGTTTTGTACAAAGGGGAAAGGGAATTTCGTGATACATCCGGATATAATTTGCTTTATTCCAAAACTGCAATTGGCTCTGGCGGAATGTTGGGGAAAGGCTATAAACAAGGTTCTGTAACCCAAGGAAAATTCGTTCCCGAACAGGAAACCGATTATATCTTCTGCACCGTTGGAGAAGAATGGGGATTCTTAGGAAGCACAATTCTGATTCTTTGTTATGCCATTTTCATAGGTAGAATTTATTATCTCGCCGAGAATCAGAAATCAACATTTAATCGGGTTTTTGGATACTGTTTCGCTTCTATTTTATTGATTCACTTTGTGATTAATCTTGGGATGGTTATGGGATTGTTTCCAACTGTAGGAATTCCCTTGCCGTTTTTTAGTTATGGAGGAAGTTCGCTTTTGGCATTCTCTATAATGACTTTTATTTTCTTTAAACTCAATTACGCAGACAAAAACAGTCTTGTTTAG
- the mreC gene encoding rod shape-determining protein MreC yields the protein MGALLRFFSKNALFVFFIFLQLVAIVLIFSKNSMQQSFLAAKTAAFNSWVSGYIDEGTSYLKLKQINEDLVVQNKALMKELYGKEKLDKPVFRRVYDTIGGGQIYTFVDGEVVFNSINRKDNYFTINRGRLQGVSSKMGVIAPRGIAGIVINTSDNYSLVQSVLSTNKIKISASLKKSGYFGTLSWKGDDSRTMTLSDIPKYVPLKVGDTVVTDGKSSIFPAGILVGTVAGYQVDSKTGFWDVSVELSEKVGKLSTVYVVRNLKKSEVQKIDDTLKAQIKKDGQ from the coding sequence ATGGGTGCTTTGCTGAGATTTTTTTCCAAGAATGCATTATTTGTGTTCTTCATATTCCTGCAATTGGTTGCAATTGTACTGATATTCAGCAAAAACTCTATGCAGCAAAGTTTCTTGGCAGCGAAAACTGCAGCGTTTAATTCTTGGGTTTCCGGTTATATTGACGAAGGAACTTCTTATTTGAAATTAAAACAAATCAACGAAGACCTGGTTGTTCAGAACAAAGCTTTGATGAAAGAACTTTACGGAAAAGAAAAATTAGACAAACCAGTTTTCCGAAGAGTTTATGATACGATTGGAGGCGGACAGATTTACACATTCGTTGATGGCGAAGTTGTTTTCAATAGCATCAATAGAAAAGATAATTATTTTACAATCAACAGAGGCCGTTTGCAAGGCGTGAGTTCCAAAATGGGTGTTATTGCACCACGTGGAATTGCCGGAATCGTTATCAATACATCAGATAATTATTCTTTGGTTCAGTCGGTTTTGAGTACGAATAAAATCAAAATCAGTGCATCGCTGAAAAAATCAGGTTATTTTGGAACATTGTCCTGGAAAGGCGATGATTCCAGAACGATGACATTATCTGATATTCCGAAATATGTTCCATTAAAAGTTGGTGATACTGTTGTGACGGATGGAAAGTCATCAATTTTCCCGGCCGGAATTTTAGTAGGAACAGTAGCAGGATATCAAGTTGACAGCAAAACAGGATTTTGGGATGTTTCTGTAGAACTAAGTGAAAAAGTTGGGAAACTAAGTACTGTTTACGTTGTGAGAAATCTTAAAAAATCTGAAGTTCAGAAAATAGATGATACTTTAAAAGCTCAAATTAAAAAAGATGGTCAGTAG
- a CDS encoding M48 family metallopeptidase gives MKKTILSLFLLGTVGFMNAQFNLGNVTKAAGKGVSALTFTNADAIKLSKESVDWMDKNNPVAGAKDPYTVRLNKLFAKHKSQDGLNLNYKVYKVKDINAFACADGSVRVFSSLMDIMTDDELLAVIGHEIGHVKNEDTKDAIKSAYLKAAALDAASASSKTVATLNDSQLGQMANAIMDASHSKKQESEADTYSYDFMKSNGYNVVGAYTAFKKLALLSEGSQQSGFQKMFNSHPDSGKRAEAIKKRAEKDGLWKDPGTVTLPTAKLTK, from the coding sequence ATGAAAAAAACAATTCTCTCTCTTTTCCTTTTGGGAACAGTAGGTTTTATGAATGCTCAATTTAACCTTGGAAACGTCACAAAAGCTGCAGGAAAAGGTGTTTCCGCTTTAACATTTACCAATGCGGATGCCATCAAACTTTCCAAAGAATCTGTTGATTGGATGGATAAAAATAATCCGGTTGCCGGCGCAAAAGACCCTTACACAGTTCGTCTCAACAAACTGTTTGCAAAACACAAATCCCAAGACGGACTTAATTTGAATTACAAAGTTTACAAAGTAAAGGACATTAACGCTTTTGCCTGTGCAGATGGAAGCGTAAGAGTATTTTCTTCGTTGATGGATATTATGACAGATGATGAACTTCTTGCAGTGATAGGTCACGAGATTGGTCACGTTAAGAACGAGGATACAAAAGATGCTATCAAATCTGCTTATTTAAAGGCGGCTGCTCTCGATGCAGCTTCAGCATCTTCAAAAACGGTTGCTACGCTTAATGACAGCCAATTAGGTCAGATGGCAAATGCAATCATGGATGCATCTCACAGCAAAAAACAGGAATCGGAAGCTGATACTTATTCTTATGACTTTATGAAGTCTAATGGTTACAATGTTGTAGGAGCTTACACCGCTTTCAAAAAATTGGCTTTGTTATCAGAAGGAAGCCAACAATCAGGATTCCAAAAGATGTTTAATTCGCATCCTGATAGTGGAAAGAGAGCCGAAGCAATCAAGAAAAGAGCAGAGAAAGATGGTCTCTGGAAAGATCCCGGAACTGTTACTTTACCAACTGCAAAGTTGACAAAATAA